A genomic stretch from Flavobacteriales bacterium includes:
- a CDS encoding GWxTD domain-containing protein: MDFSLSDLVFRTCSDSRKKPILWICVVTLLMVFQGCLPTSTLRVYEELYDLDPEFGHDAYVRQSSVDSAYVYFRVRTGHLLHKRKDTQSPFKIDVGFKVLTVSSVVGNSDTIRHNLIRQYDKPMDELVYGRFAIPMRDSIDYEVRIYMNDNVSKKQSKFIAFHTTSGNDHRYFNVLVEGRPSRYCACAPGQTIALFPYGWGDGTAIVRAYERTDGLPPLPFTINPRKPRVITPAGELTLDYKGGIELNCPEQNLLELFQPELNTVLEVPIYPAAFPKMTSHQDMVEVLRFITSTDEYTSMMNADDHQEALERFWITCAGSRERAKVLIEQYYSRVEEANLFFSTHMEGWKTDRGLIHIVYGPPNEIERSGNRETWYYGASDAEDPLEFTFFKEGDYILDRTLDHRPSWYLTMDAWRSGRTISP, encoded by the coding sequence ATGGATTTCTCACTTTCAGATCTTGTTTTCAGAACATGCTCGGATTCGAGGAAGAAGCCCATCCTATGGATCTGTGTTGTCACATTGCTCATGGTGTTCCAAGGGTGTTTACCCACGAGCACTTTACGCGTTTATGAGGAACTATATGATCTGGATCCAGAATTCGGACATGATGCCTACGTCAGGCAATCCAGTGTCGATTCGGCTTATGTGTATTTCAGAGTGCGTACCGGGCACCTACTGCACAAAAGGAAGGATACCCAATCCCCATTCAAGATCGATGTAGGATTCAAGGTGCTCACAGTGAGTTCGGTGGTTGGGAATTCTGACACCATCAGACATAACCTCATCAGGCAGTACGACAAACCCATGGACGAACTCGTCTACGGTCGATTCGCTATCCCTATGCGCGATTCAATCGACTACGAAGTGCGGATCTACATGAATGATAATGTCAGTAAGAAGCAGTCCAAATTCATCGCTTTTCATACCACCAGCGGGAATGACCATAGATATTTCAATGTTCTTGTAGAAGGGCGTCCGTCCAGATACTGTGCTTGCGCTCCCGGTCAGACTATAGCCCTCTTTCCCTATGGTTGGGGAGATGGGACGGCCATTGTCCGTGCTTATGAGCGTACAGATGGACTTCCACCACTTCCTTTTACCATCAATCCGCGTAAGCCACGGGTGATCACACCGGCCGGAGAGTTGACACTGGACTATAAAGGAGGAATAGAACTCAACTGTCCCGAACAGAACCTCCTGGAGTTATTCCAACCTGAGCTCAATACGGTACTCGAGGTCCCGATATACCCAGCTGCCTTCCCCAAGATGACAAGTCATCAAGATATGGTCGAGGTGCTGCGATTCATCACTTCTACCGATGAGTATACTTCGATGATGAATGCGGATGATCATCAAGAGGCCTTAGAACGTTTTTGGATCACATGTGCCGGAAGCCGTGAACGGGCCAAGGTGCTCATCGAGCAGTACTATTCACGAGTAGAAGAGGCCAATCTCTTCTTCTCGACCCATATGGAAGGATGGAAGACCGACCGTGGTCTGATCCATATCGTATACGGTCCGCCCAATGAGATCGAGCGGAGTGGCAATCGAGAGACTTGGTATTATGGGGCGAGTGATGCTGAAGATCCCTTGGAATTCACGTTCTTCAAAGAAGGAGATTACATATTGGACCGGACCCTCGATCACAGGCCCAGTTGGTATCTGACGATGGATGCATGGAGAAGTGGAAGGACCATAAGCCCCTAA